The proteins below are encoded in one region of Danio rerio strain Tuebingen ecotype United States chromosome 12, GRCz12tu, whole genome shotgun sequence:
- the neurod2 gene encoding neurogenic differentiation factor 2 (The RefSeq protein has 2 substitutions compared to this genomic sequence), which produces MLTRLFKEPSLLPDMQKFGGWVDDSGSEDSKTKDEEQERCRLGDEDLDEGSVKGGGSRAQSEIAGEEDYDEDVDEDDCGEEGDGDRPKKRGPKKRKMTPARLERSKVRRQKANARERTRMHDLNSALDNLLKVVPCYSKTQKLSKIETLRLAKNYIWALSEILRNGKRPDVVSYVQTLCKGLSQPTTNLVAGCLQLNSRNFLTEQCQEGVRFHTPTPSFSIQSYPYQCSRLSSTNCQSGSSTHSLRNHSLCSAYEALYTEGTSPEYISADFEGHHGPPVCVNGNFGVRQEEPLSPDAERGYQYSMHYTNLHGSRSSAAHGITCGPPGARSGSVHSENLPLFHDVHMHHDRTPAYEELNAFFHS; this is translated from the coding sequence ATGTTAACAAGATTATTCAAAGAACCTTCACTGCTTCCGGACATGCAGAAGTTCGGGGGCTGGGTGGATGACAGCGGGAGCGAGGACTCCAAAACCAAGGACGAAGAGCAGGAGCGCTGTCGCCTTGGCGACGAGGACTTAGACGAGGGCAGTGTGAAAGGAGGGGGCAGCCGGGCTCAGTCTGAAATTGCAGGGGAGGAAGACTATGACGAGGATGTTGATGAAGATGACTGTGGAGAAGAAGGTGATGGAGACAGACCCAAAAAACGTGGGCCCAAAAAACGCAAAATGACTCCGGCTAGGTTAGAGCGCTCGAAAGTACGGCGCCAAAAAGCAAATGCCAGGGAGCGCACGCGCAtgcacgatcttaattcagcccTAGACAATCTACGCAAGGTCGTACCGTGCTATTCAAAAACTCAGAAACTTTCCAAAATTGAAACGCTAAGATTGgcaaaaaattacatttgggCCCTGTCCGAAATCTTAAGGAACGGGAAAAGACCGGACGTAGTCTCTTATGTTCAGACATTGTGCAAAGGACTATCCCAGCCCACGACCAATCTGGTGGCTGGGTGTCTCCAACTTAACTCAAGGAATTTCCTAACGGAACAGTGTCAGGAGGGAGTGCGCTTTCACACACCCACCCCTTCATTCTCCATTCAATCATATCCATATCAGTGCTCCCGTCTTTCAAGCACAAATTGTCAGTCCGGATCGAGCACTCATAGCCTCCGAAATCACTCCCTCTGTTCGGCCTATGAGGCTCTGTACACCGAAGGGACGTCCCCAGAATACATCAGTGCAGATTTCGAGGGCCACCACAGCCCTCCGGTATGTGTAAATGGTAACTTTGGTGTGAGACAAGAGGAGCCACTTTCACCAGACGCGGAAAGAGGCTATCAATATTCTATGCATTACACCAATCTGCATGGCTCACGTTCATCTGCTGCTCATGGTATTACTTGCGGACCACCAGGAGCTCGCAGCGGCAGTGTACACTCAGAAAACCTTCCCCTGTTTCATGATGTACACATGCACCACGATCGTACGCCTGCATATGAAGAACTCAACGCCTTTTTCCACAGTTAG
- the neurod2 gene encoding neurogenic differentiation factor 2 isoform X2, which translates to MLTRLFKEPSLLPDMQKFGGWVDDSGSEDSKTKDEEQERCRLGDEDLDEGSVKGGGSRAQSEIAGEEDYDEDVDEDDCGEEGDGDRPKKRGPKKRKMTPARLERSKVRRQKANARERTRMHDLNSALDNLRKVVPCYSKTQKLSKIETLRLAKNYIWALSEILRNGKRPDVVSYVQTLCKGLSQPTTNLVAGCLQLNSRNFLTEQCQEGVRFHTPTPSFSIQSYPYQCSRLSSTNCQSGSSTHSLRNHSLCSAYEALYTEGTSPEYISADFEGHHSPPVCVNGNFGVRQEEPLSPDAERGYQYSMHYTNLHGSRSSAAHGITCGPPGARSGSVHSENLPLFHDVHMHHDRTPAYEELNAFFHS; encoded by the coding sequence ATGTTAACAAGATTATTCAAAGAACCTTCACTGCTTCCGGACATGCAGAAGTTCGGGGGCTGGGTGGATGACAGCGGGAGCGAGGACTCCAAAACCAAGGACGAAGAGCAGGAGCGCTGTCGCCTTGGCGACGAGGACTTAGACGAGGGCAGTGTGAAAGGAGGGGGCAGCCGGGCTCAGTCTGAAATTGCAGGGGAGGAAGACTATGACGAGGATGTTGATGAAGATGACTGTGGAGAAGAAGGTGATGGAGACAGACCCAAAAAACGTGGGCCCAAAAAACGCAAAATGACTCCGGCTAGGTTAGAGCGCTCGAAAGTACGGCGCCAAAAAGCAAATGCCAGGGAGCGCACGCGCAtgcacgatcttaattcagcccTAGACAATCTACGCAAGGTCGTACCGTGCTATTCAAAAACTCAGAAACTTTCCAAAATTGAAACGCTAAGATTGgcaaaaaattacatttgggCCCTGTCCGAAATCTTAAGGAACGGGAAAAGACCGGACGTAGTCTCTTATGTTCAGACATTGTGCAAAGGACTATCCCAGCCCACGACCAATCTGGTGGCTGGGTGTCTCCAACTTAACTCAAGGAATTTCCTAACGGAACAGTGTCAGGAGGGAGTGCGCTTTCACACACCCACCCCTTCATTCTCCATTCAATCATATCCATATCAGTGCTCCCGTCTTTCAAGCACAAATTGTCAGTCCGGATCGAGCACTCATAGCCTCCGAAATCACTCCCTCTGTTCGGCCTATGAGGCTCTGTACACCGAAGGGACGTCCCCAGAATACATCAGTGCAGATTTCGAGGGCCACCACAGCCCTCCGGTATGTGTAAATGGTAACTTTGGTGTGAGACAAGAGGAGCCACTTTCACCAGACGCGGAAAGAGGCTATCAATATTCTATGCATTACACCAATCTGCATGGCTCACGTTCATCTGCTGCTCATGGTATTACTTGCGGACCACCAGGAGCTCGCAGCGGCAGTGTACACTCAGAAAACCTTCCCCTGTTTCATGATGTACACATGCACCACGATCGTACGCCTGCATATGAAGAACTCAACGCCTTTTTCCACAGTTAG
- the neurod2 gene encoding neurogenic differentiation factor 2 isoform X1 produces MAWHKSSGIVMLTRLFKEPSLLPDMQKFGGWVDDSGSEDSKTKDEEQERCRLGDEDLDEGSVKGGGSRAQSEIAGEEDYDEDVDEDDCGEEGDGDRPKKRGPKKRKMTPARLERSKVRRQKANARERTRMHDLNSALDNLRKVVPCYSKTQKLSKIETLRLAKNYIWALSEILRNGKRPDVVSYVQTLCKGLSQPTTNLVAGCLQLNSRNFLTEQCQEGVRFHTPTPSFSIQSYPYQCSRLSSTNCQSGSSTHSLRNHSLCSAYEALYTEGTSPEYISADFEGHHSPPVCVNGNFGVRQEEPLSPDAERGYQYSMHYTNLHGSRSSAAHGITCGPPGARSGSVHSENLPLFHDVHMHHDRTPAYEELNAFFHS; encoded by the exons ATGGCTTGGCATAAGAGCAG TGGAATCGTAATGTTAACAAGATTATTCAAAGAACCTTCACTGCTTCCGGACATGCAGAAGTTCGGGGGCTGGGTGGATGACAGCGGGAGCGAGGACTCCAAAACCAAGGACGAAGAGCAGGAGCGCTGTCGCCTTGGCGACGAGGACTTAGACGAGGGCAGTGTGAAAGGAGGGGGCAGCCGGGCTCAGTCTGAAATTGCAGGGGAGGAAGACTATGACGAGGATGTTGATGAAGATGACTGTGGAGAAGAAGGTGATGGAGACAGACCCAAAAAACGTGGGCCCAAAAAACGCAAAATGACTCCGGCTAGGTTAGAGCGCTCGAAAGTACGGCGCCAAAAAGCAAATGCCAGGGAGCGCACGCGCAtgcacgatcttaattcagcccTAGACAATCTACGCAAGGTCGTACCGTGCTATTCAAAAACTCAGAAACTTTCCAAAATTGAAACGCTAAGATTGgcaaaaaattacatttgggCCCTGTCCGAAATCTTAAGGAACGGGAAAAGACCGGACGTAGTCTCTTATGTTCAGACATTGTGCAAAGGACTATCCCAGCCCACGACCAATCTGGTGGCTGGGTGTCTCCAACTTAACTCAAGGAATTTCCTAACGGAACAGTGTCAGGAGGGAGTGCGCTTTCACACACCCACCCCTTCATTCTCCATTCAATCATATCCATATCAGTGCTCCCGTCTTTCAAGCACAAATTGTCAGTCCGGATCGAGCACTCATAGCCTCCGAAATCACTCCCTCTGTTCGGCCTATGAGGCTCTGTACACCGAAGGGACGTCCCCAGAATACATCAGTGCAGATTTCGAGGGCCACCACAGCCCTCCGGTATGTGTAAATGGTAACTTTGGTGTGAGACAAGAGGAGCCACTTTCACCAGACGCGGAAAGAGGCTATCAATATTCTATGCATTACACCAATCTGCATGGCTCACGTTCATCTGCTGCTCATGGTATTACTTGCGGACCACCAGGAGCTCGCAGCGGCAGTGTACACTCAGAAAACCTTCCCCTGTTTCATGATGTACACATGCACCACGATCGTACGCCTGCATATGAAGAACTCAACGCCTTTTTCCACAGTTAG